The DNA window TGAGGCTCCGGGCATCACCATAAGTGTAAGAGACGCGGCCGCGCATCGTGCCGCCATCCCAAACCGGCGTGGCCTCCTTCTGGAGACGAGCGGTCACCTCGTAACTGTACCCACGGGTGGTGTTGTCCATCAGGAAGATGTCGCCGTACCGACTGTCGATGGTGATGCTCTCATCAGAATACTGTTCCGCCCGGTAGATCGGTCGGTCATCCCCGGTCGGTCCCTCAAGGTTGGCGTTGGGCTGCTTCAGGTTCACGTTGCGCGTCACGATGTCCTGAAGCTGACTGCTGTACTGCCCCTCAAGCGTTCCCACGAGGCCAAACGGCAGCTGACGGTCGATCGCCAGCGTGGTGCGCCAGAGGCGCGGGTACGAGAAGTCATCCCGAAAGATGAACAGATTGCCGGTCGGCGTCAACTCATCAACGGAGGAGGGCGGCGTGGCCCCAAACGCACCGCCGCCGAAGATGCCGGCATCGTCGAATTTGGTCAGCCCATTCGCTGGTCGGCGCAGTGGAATGGGACCGGCGAAGCCGAGGCCCACCGCGACGTCACTCGACACGCCGTCGTTGAGGAAGGCGCCGCCGGGCCACACGAACGGAAGCCGGCTCGTGTAAACGCCGGTGCCTCCCCGGATTTGGGTCGTGCGGTCCTCGTCGAGCGCATAGTTGAAGCCAGCCCGCGGGGACCAGAACGCGCGCCAGTCCGGCATCTCGCCAGCACGGGCGCCCTTCAGGTCATAGAAGCTGCTCACAGACGGACCTTCAAAGTCCGAGGATGCGAGGTCCGTGCCGTAGAGGGTTGCCGAGTTGGCGTCGGGCGCCATTCCCGGATCCTTCAGAATCTTCGGAATGTCGGCCCGCAGCCCGAACGTAAGGCGGAACCGGTCGGTCACCTGCCACTGATCCTGGGCATAAAAACCAAGCTTCACGGCGTTGAAGTCGGAGCGCAGGCTCGTGTCGTCGCCCTCCGGAAGTTCAAACTCCGGCGTGCTGGGGTCATCGTCGAGGAGGGAGTACTGGTGGATGTAGAAGCCTGTCTGCGGCTCCGCATTCGGGTACGTGTTCTGGCAGATGGGCCCCGGCTGATCAATGCCGTACTGCCCCTGATTCTGCTGGGCGTAGTGGCAAACCGTCTCAGCAAAATCATCAACGGAATTAAACTCATACGACCCCGGCCCGAAGATCGCGAATCGATTATCGATGCTGTAGAACTCGTTATGCGTTCCCACCGTCAGGGTGTGGTCGCCGACAAAGAAGTCCGTCTGGTTCGAGAACGTCGCGACCGTCTGCTCTAGGTAGTTTGGATAGGAGAACGCTTCCGAGCCCAGTCGGAATTCTCCACGGGCCCCATCGGTAACCGTGATTGACGGAAACGGCTCGCCCTGCACGCCGCGATCATCGACCACGTTCTTGAACGTTGCGGTCGTTTTCGTGGCAATTCTGGAGCCGAAGGCCCCGTTCCACTGCAGCATCGCGTTGTGCTGCGTGTTCGGGAAGACCTCCGAGTTGTTCGAGAAGTTGACGAACTCCTGATCGCTCTGAAAGCGGTCGCGGTTGTCGTTGTCGTTGTAGTAGTACCGCGCCGTCAGCTTATGATTATCCGTAAGGTTATAGTCGAGTCGCGCCAGGAACTTCGTCGCGTCGAGCGTAGAAGTCTTACTGCCTGGGAAGCCCGGATCGTAGCCCGTATTTCGCATCATGAAGTCCCGGACTTCGTCGAGCTCGTCCAGTTCGTTCGGATCATCCTGTTCCTGCTGGTTCGGATCCGTGCCTAGCTCCTGCCCGAGGAAGGGCGTCTGAACCGGCAACGCATCCTCCGACCGCCGGATGTCGACGTTAACGAAGAAGAACAGCTCGTCCTCAATGATCGGCCCCCCGAGCGTACCGACGATTCGGTTGTCGGAGGCCGAGGGCAGTCCGTCCACAACCTTATTGCCCCGAAAGGTCAACTGATCCTGCGTGAGCGCCGTCCCGCGACGGAAGTACTCGAGCGAGCCCTCGTAGTCATTCGTCCCACTCTTCGTGACGAAGTTGATCGCGCCGCCGGTAAAGCCGGACTTGGTGACCGAAAACGGCGACACGTCCACGGACACCTGCTCCACAGCACTCAAACTAATCGGCGTTGCACCGGACTGTCCGCCGTCGGTGCCCTGAGCGGACAGACCATACACGTCATTACTGACGGCGCCGTCGATGTAGATCGAGTTGAAATTCGTGCTCTGCTGACCGATCGAGATTGCCGCGCCGTCGTCGTTGGAATTCACGACGTAGGACTGGGGCAACAGCCGAGCAATGTCGGCAATTTTCCGGCCCATCGTGGGCTGCGACTCGATCTCTTCCGTGCTTATACTTGTAGACACTCCTTCTCGCTCAGAAGACAGGATGCCGCTCGTCTTCCCGATCACCTGCAGCTCCTCCATCTCCGCGGTCCGCTCCTCGAGCGTGAAGTTGAGGCGCAACGTCTGGCCAAGGTCCAAGGTCACGCCTTCCTCTCGCTTCGACTGGTACCCGACAAAGGATACCGTCACGCGGTACGGCCCGCCAACGCGCAGATTGGCCAGAGTGTATCGGCCATTCTGGTTCGCTGAGGTCCCATATCGGGTACCCGACGGGACGTGCACAGCAACGACGTTCGCTCCCGGCAAGGGTCCCCCGTCCGCCGTCGTCACTTCTCCTCGCATGGAGGCCGTCGTTTCCCCCTGTCCAAGCGCCATGGTCGGGCCCAGAAGCAGGAAGGTCAATAACAGGATTGGTATCGTAGCCCAACGTCTCATCGTGATTAAGAGATTGATTTCAGTATCGTGTAGAGGGTCGCACCGATCGTCACGCCGTCTCCTCAGTCCTCGATTCCGAATGAGGACTCGCAGAACAGCTTCGCAAACGACATCGCTCTCCACATTAGCGGCTCTCCGCCTTTTTATCCACCGTTTCGCGTCCAAAATTTGATGCCTTGTTGTACTTTCACCTCGGACTAACGATTTGATAACGACACATTACACATCCTTCACATCTATGTCCCCCACGCAAAACTTGGAAGCGTTTTCTGCACCTTCCATTAATTTTCCACGTGACAACAACAATTCTCACACTTTTTTCTTGCAGCACGCCCGAACAAAGGGGAGACGCTGTTGCAAAGATCGGCTTCAGCTTAGTCGTCCAGTCGGCCAAAAAAAGACCTCAAACCACCTCACCATCAATACGCTCCAATAGTGGACACACACCCGGAGAAAGCCGATCCATAGATGCCACTTTTTTGGCTCAATATCGTCTCTTCGACATAAGCAAATGTTCAGTTCCTCTGCAGTCAAACCCAAGGGTCGCCGATCCACTTGAGTCTCTCCCAGGAGCGGGAACACCCCGTGCTGCCAAGCTGGGAAGATCGCATCGCACGAAATGAGGAACCGTCAACGTTCTGGAGCTGACCGACGGACCCCGCCACTCACTGAAGACGATTCTCAAACCACAACACAGCGTTTTCCGACTGAGACGCTGTAAGTACGTCCAAATCGCCGTCCCGCTCCACGTCCGCGACTTCCAAGGAGAGAACGTCCGGGAGCTGGGTTGCAATGGGCTGCGGCGTACCGAAGGCGCCGTTGCCTTCATTTTCAAACCAGACGATCTTGTCGCTGTCGAACGAGGCTGCGAAGATGTCCCGGTGGCCATCCCCGTTGAGATCGCCGGAATCGATGCTCTCTACGGTTCGCAGGTCACTCACTAACACCCGTCCGGACCCGAAGGCGGGCTCGGCCCCGATCGAATCGGTACGGTTTTCGAAGAGAACGATGGGTTCTCCCCCCGCCTTGCCGACAATCACATCCGTCCATCCATTTCCGGTAATGTCTGCCGTGTGTACTTCAATTGGTTCGCGCAGGTGGGTCCCAATCGGAGCCCGCTCCACAAAACGGAGCGAATCGGACTGGGGGACTGGCTCGTAGCGGGCAATCGTACTATCCTGATACGAAACGACGAGCACATCGGGAATCTGATCGCGATCGAGATCCGCGATGTGCAGGGTTTCGAGGCCGCGCACCCCCTCCGTGATGGGACGTCCCTCCGCAAAGGTCCCGTCCCCGGTATTCTCGTACCACCGGACCGTTTGGTCTAACAAAGCCCCACTTATCACGTCGGTGTCCCCGTCCTGGTCGAGATCGGCCGCCCGCACCGTGACCGCTCCGTCGGCTGCGGGCGAAAGGGGACGCGGGTTGCCGAATTCGCCTCCCCCGCGGTTTTCGTACCAGGCAACCACGTCGTTGCGAAGGGAGGCGGACAACACGTCCACCCGCCCGTTGCCATTGAGGTCCGCCGTGTACACGTCTACGGCCCCGTCGACGGCCGAGTCCAGGGCTTCCGGCGCCTGAAAGCCCTTCTGGGACGACAGGGCATTTTGACTCCAGGACACGGCCCGGTCTCCCAGAGAGGCAATCACGACGTCGAGATCGCCGTCGTCGCCTAGAGAGTCGGCCCGTACCACCTGGGGCTGATCTACCTCTGCCGTCACGGTTTGCCGAGCTCCGTTGAAGGGGACCCGGAAAGTGACGTGGGCGTGCGCCGTATCGCCCGCCGCATCGGCGAGGACGTACCGCACCCGAGCAGTTCCAGCAAACGCAGCCGCCGGTCGAAAGCGAAGACGGGCCGAATCGATCACCGTTACTCGTCCGACGGAATCAGGGAGCGCCCCGACCGACCGAACGCGGAGCGCCGAGCCGTCCGGGTCCCGATCATTCTCCCGAACGTTGACCACGGATGCGTCTGCCGTCGTCATGAGTTGATCGGCACGCGGGCGGGGAGGCTCATTGCTAACCCCCCACCACCCGACCACCAAAAGCACGACCAGTCCCCCCAGCCCAATGGCCACGTTCCGGAGCGAGGCCTCGTTCGCGATGGGAGCACGATCCTGCGCTTCCGCCCGGTCGAGGGCAGCCCGAACAGTCGTCGACCTGCCCGGCTTTACCTTCACCTCCTGATCCCAGCTTCGCGCCCCCTCAGCCGCCTCTGCCCGCACCCGGTGCGTACCCGGTGCAAGATCGAACTGCTTAGTCTGGCCGGCGTCGAGCGCAACCGTCCGTTCCCCATCCACCGACACGCGAGCAGGACGGTCCACCTCCACCCGAACGGACCCCGACTCTGTTGCCCCTTCGAGGCCGGATTCGTCCTCCCCAGATTCGCCCTCGTCCCTCCCCGACGCTCTCGGCGCTCTGCCGCCAGCCGTCCTCCCAGCCGGTTCCGCCTGCGCCTCGGGAGAATCTGCCGTTTCCGTAGGCTGGCCGGACGGTTGGGCTTCCTCTGTTGGCCCCGGGTGCACGGGCTCCGCTGCCTCAGGGGAACCGGCGCTTTCCGGCTGCACCGTCTCGCCGTGCATCGGATCCCCCCTGTCGGGCTCCGTTGCCTCCGACGGGCCCGCTGCTTCGGCTTCAAAGTCGATGTCTACGGACGTGGGGGCCCCTGTCGTCACCGACACGACCTCTTGCCACACCAGAGCGTCAAGCGAAAACCGGGTCCCCTCCTCCTCTGCACGTGTGTCCGTGGCCGTGACCGTCGCCTGCCCACTGTTGGTCCGATCGGTCCGCACCGCCCGTAGGCGATGGCTGCCTCCTTCTACGCCAATCGTGAACGTCTTCGCCGGCGGAAGCGTAGCGGTCTGTTGCCCATCTACGTAGAGTCGGCACGCGTGCGTAGCGGTCACCTGCAGCTCAGCCGTCCCCTCCAGATCGGGTGCTCGGTCGAGGGTCGTCGCCTCGCCAATCCACCCGGGCTCTGCATCGGCGGGAGCCTCGGGCAACAGTTCAGCAAACGCCTCCATGGACTGGGGACGAGTGTCCGGACGCACCTCAAGCCCTGCCGTGACCGCCTCGTTTGCGGCCTCCGAGAGAGAAGGAACGAGCTCGCGTGGAGCCACAAGCTCGTCATCAAGGATGCGAGCGGCGGCCTCCGGCGGCTTGTAGCCGGTGAGGGCCCGGTACAGCGTGGCCGCACAGGCATAGACGTCGGTCCACGGCCCCTGGTCACCGTGACTATGATACTGCTCGTGGGGAGCGTAGCCTCGCTTCAACACGACCGACATGCTATGCGTGCGCTCTCCGACCGCCGTACGTGCCGCCCCAAAGTCCAGCAGCACGACCGTTCCGTCGTCGGCGAGATACACGTTGTTCGGGTCAATGTCGCGGTGCAGAATGTCCTCCTCGTGCACCGCCGCCAATCCGTCGACCACCTGCTCCATGATGAGAAGGGCCTCCTCCTCTGGGATAAATCCGTTTCGGGCCTCCAGATACTCGCCCAACGTTCGCCCCTCGTAAAAATTCATTACGAGGTAGGCCGTCCCATTTCCCTCGAAGAAGCTTCGCACCCGAACGATATTGGGGTGTCGCTCAAACTTGGCGAGGGTACGAGCCTCCTGTAGAAACCGCTCAAGCCCATACTCGAAGTCCTGATCTCCTCCGGCCGACGACAACGGCTGGATCGTATCGCCGTCGGTTTCACGAACGGCAATGTCATTCGGCAAATACTCCTTGACCGCCACCACCATCTCCAGGACCTCGTCAAAGGCGAGATACGTGATGCCGAAGCCGCCTACTCCCAAGACGCGCCCTACTCGAAATTGGTCGTCCAGAAGCGTCCCCTGATCGAGTGCAAGGGGACTGCGATTGGAAGGATCGTCCTGAAAAATGTCGTCCCGATCCATACTGTGAGCAGATGATCAGCCGAAAGGCGCGGAGGTAGGATATGCCTAATTAAATTGGAAAAACGGCCGTTCCGCAATTTCGAGAAGAGACTCCGTCCTATCGACGGCACACAAGAGATCGTTACGTCCCGCCCCCTGCCCAAACGAAAAAATGCCGGACCGCCCTGAAGCGGTCCGGCAGAAGAGTCCAACTTCCGGAAATGCGACGCTATGCAGGCACCGGATCCTCGTGCTCAATGCGGGTGCCAAGTACGTCGAGGAATTGCTCCAACCAGGCCGAATGCGCGGGCCATGCGGGGCCCGTCACGAGATTCCCATCCGTTATGGCCTCGGACATGTCCACCTCTACGAACGTGCCGCCAGCTGCTTCCACCTCAGGAGCACAGGCCGGATACGCCGAACAGCGCTTCCCTTCTAACACGTCGGCCGCGGCCAAAATCTGTGCAGCGTGACAGATGGCTGCAATCGGCTTGTTTTCGTTCGCAAAGTGCTGCACAATCTCTAGCACCCGGTCGTTGAGCCGAATGTACTCCGGTGCTCGTCCTCCCGGGAGACATAGGGCATCGTAGGCCGTTTCGTCGACCTCATCAAACGTGGCGTTCAGGGCAAAGTTATGCCCCCGCTTTTCGCTGTAGGTCTGGTCGCCTTCAAAGTCATGAATGGCCGTACGCACCGTATCGCCCGCCGCTTTGTCCGGACACACGGCATGGACCTCGTGCCCGACCATTTGGAGAGCCTGGAACGGGACCATTACCTCGTAATCCTCTACGTAGTCCCCAACAAGCATCAGAATGTTCTTGGACATGGACGTACCTCCGGGGTTATTGAAGTGGGATGGCGAACGTGCCTCTTTTCACAGGGACACGATTGAAAAGATCCCGTAAAGACCGTCTCCCGGGCCCGATCGCTTCCTAGATGCCGACCGCATCAACGATCCGGTCCTCATACTTCTGCATCATCTTGCGAGCGAGGGCCTGATTGCCGTCCTTCGTGATGGCGAGCCCGTGATAGTAGGTGCGGTCGCCGATGATTCGGGTAATGACCAGCACATCCTCGGCTCGCCCCATCAGTTCCTGGATCGAATCCGGATCCATTTCAAGCAGGTCGAAGGCCTTCCGATAGGACTTGATAACGTCCGAGAATGCCGCCGACGCAACCGATCCATCGAAATCCGGATCGATCGACCGTCCTCCCATCGACATCCCACTTTCAATGTCGACCACATCCGTCGAAATAAAGTTGTCGACGTCTTGCTCAAACTCTCTAAGGATTTCGTCTAGTTCACTCATGAGGAATAAAGGGTAAAATTACAAAATGACACGATTCACTGGGACCGCTCTCCAGCCCCCCCCATCGAGGGTGCCGCCCCCCATCACCGGTCTGCGGTCGAGGGAGTGGCACTCGGTGTAGAAGAATCGGCAGTCGCCCACCAAGCGTCAAGGCTATATCGGCCGGGTCCCAATAGCAAGAGTGCAACAAACACGGTTGCCATCTCGGTGGCGTGCCAGGGCCCTTCTCCGGCCGCGAGATGACTGGCCGTAGCCACCGCCATCGTGAGGAGCAGAAACACCAGGACGGGACGAAGGAACAGGCCGAGCATTAACAAAATGCCACCGGCAAATTCGGTGAGGGCAGCCATAAACCCCCAGGCTGCGGGCCATACCGTGACCCCAAAAATCGCCATGTTGCTCCCAAGATCGGTCCATGTCTCCAGCCCTCCTGAAATCTTCGCCCAGCCGTACGCAAAAACGAACGAGGCTCCAATTCCAACGCGAAGCAGAAGAAGTACGAGATCAACCGAAGCCCAGCGGGACAAACGCATTGGCATGCGGGATTGAACAAAAGGAAACGCGTGGGCCTGGAGTCAACTCTTCGAAACAGAATCCGCCGTCCTGAAGAGCTCCCCTTCACGGGACCTTATCCAAACTGCTCATCCACACTGTACTTCCCGGGCCCAACGAAGATGAGACTCACGAAAACCCCCGCGTACAGCAGCGCCATCTCGGGCCCTCCGTCAATGGCTCCGGTGATATGAGCCGTGGCGGCGACCAACATGTTGATCGTCACAAGAAT is part of the Salinibacter sp. 10B genome and encodes:
- a CDS encoding TonB-dependent receptor, producing MALGQGETTASMRGEVTTADGGPLPGANVVAVHVPSGTRYGTSANQNGRYTLANLRVGGPYRVTVSFVGYQSKREEGVTLDLGQTLRLNFTLEERTAEMEELQVIGKTSGILSSEREGVSTSISTEEIESQPTMGRKIADIARLLPQSYVVNSNDDGAAISIGQQSTNFNSIYIDGAVSNDVYGLSAQGTDGGQSGATPISLSAVEQVSVDVSPFSVTKSGFTGGAINFVTKSGTNDYEGSLEYFRRGTALTQDQLTFRGNKVVDGLPSASDNRIVGTLGGPIIEDELFFFVNVDIRRSEDALPVQTPFLGQELGTDPNQQEQDDPNELDELDEVRDFMMRNTGYDPGFPGSKTSTLDATKFLARLDYNLTDNHKLTARYYYNDNDNRDRFQSDQEFVNFSNNSEVFPNTQHNAMLQWNGAFGSRIATKTTATFKNVVDDRGVQGEPFPSITVTDGARGEFRLGSEAFSYPNYLEQTVATFSNQTDFFVGDHTLTVGTHNEFYSIDNRFAIFGPGSYEFNSVDDFAETVCHYAQQNQGQYGIDQPGPICQNTYPNAEPQTGFYIHQYSLLDDDPSTPEFELPEGDDTSLRSDFNAVKLGFYAQDQWQVTDRFRLTFGLRADIPKILKDPGMAPDANSATLYGTDLASSDFEGPSVSSFYDLKGARAGEMPDWRAFWSPRAGFNYALDEDRTTQIRGGTGVYTSRLPFVWPGGAFLNDGVSSDVAVGLGFAGPIPLRRPANGLTKFDDAGIFGGGAFGATPPSSVDELTPTGNLFIFRDDFSYPRLWRTTLAIDRQLPFGLVGTLEGQYSSQLQDIVTRNVNLKQPNANLEGPTGDDRPIYRAEQYSDESITIDSRYGDIFLMDNTTRGYSYEVTARLQKEATPVWDGGTMRGRVSYTYGDARSLNTYGGDTVGSLWDGNEHVNGTNNLTLGRSEYALGHQVQVSVMYRQEVTENVSTNLSLYYSGSSGRPFSYTIGSVTDPAAEIMIGDEGGSPLFYMPQEVSQFNLQPITDDDDNVLRTVEQQRADLAQFVENVEYLNSNRGEYTERNGDRTPFEGVVDLNFAVNYSGEFLGRTQRLTFTADIYNFSSLLGDVFGTDWGYRYASQGSFSPVEFAGFEDPDDDGNPTPTYQSGLGSREGAIIQDKEDIFNLRTSGTTYSSLYQVQLGVKYTF
- a CDS encoding FG-GAP-like repeat-containing protein, coding for MDRDDIFQDDPSNRSPLALDQGTLLDDQFRVGRVLGVGGFGITYLAFDEVLEMVVAVKEYLPNDIAVRETDGDTIQPLSSAGGDQDFEYGLERFLQEARTLAKFERHPNIVRVRSFFEGNGTAYLVMNFYEGRTLGEYLEARNGFIPEEEALLIMEQVVDGLAAVHEEDILHRDIDPNNVYLADDGTVVLLDFGAARTAVGERTHSMSVVLKRGYAPHEQYHSHGDQGPWTDVYACAATLYRALTGYKPPEAAARILDDELVAPRELVPSLSEAANEAVTAGLEVRPDTRPQSMEAFAELLPEAPADAEPGWIGEATTLDRAPDLEGTAELQVTATHACRLYVDGQQTATLPPAKTFTIGVEGGSHRLRAVRTDRTNSGQATVTATDTRAEEEGTRFSLDALVWQEVVSVTTGAPTSVDIDFEAEAAGPSEATEPDRGDPMHGETVQPESAGSPEAAEPVHPGPTEEAQPSGQPTETADSPEAQAEPAGRTAGGRAPRASGRDEGESGEDESGLEGATESGSVRVEVDRPARVSVDGERTVALDAGQTKQFDLAPGTHRVRAEAAEGARSWDQEVKVKPGRSTTVRAALDRAEAQDRAPIANEASLRNVAIGLGGLVVLLVVGWWGVSNEPPRPRADQLMTTADASVVNVRENDRDPDGSALRVRSVGALPDSVGRVTVIDSARLRFRPAAAFAGTARVRYVLADAAGDTAHAHVTFRVPFNGARQTVTAEVDQPQVVRADSLGDDGDLDVVIASLGDRAVSWSQNALSSQKGFQAPEALDSAVDGAVDVYTADLNGNGRVDVLSASLRNDVVAWYENRGGGEFGNPRPLSPAADGAVTVRAADLDQDGDTDVISGALLDQTVRWYENTGDGTFAEGRPITEGVRGLETLHIADLDRDQIPDVLVVSYQDSTIARYEPVPQSDSLRFVERAPIGTHLREPIEVHTADITGNGWTDVIVGKAGGEPIVLFENRTDSIGAEPAFGSGRVLVSDLRTVESIDSGDLNGDGHRDIFAASFDSDKIVWFENEGNGAFGTPQPIATQLPDVLSLEVADVERDGDLDVLTASQSENAVLWFENRLQ
- a CDS encoding DJ-1/PfpI family protein, producing MSKNILMLVGDYVEDYEVMVPFQALQMVGHEVHAVCPDKAAGDTVRTAIHDFEGDQTYSEKRGHNFALNATFDEVDETAYDALCLPGGRAPEYIRLNDRVLEIVQHFANENKPIAAICHAAQILAAADVLEGKRCSAYPACAPEVEAAGGTFVEVDMSEAITDGNLVTGPAWPAHSAWLEQFLDVLGTRIEHEDPVPA
- a CDS encoding DoxX family protein, which encodes MRLSRWASVDLVLLLLRVGIGASFVFAYGWAKISGGLETWTDLGSNMAIFGVTVWPAAWGFMAALTEFAGGILLMLGLFLRPVLVFLLLTMAVATASHLAAGEGPWHATEMATVFVALLLLGPGRYSLDAWWATADSSTPSATPSTADR